The DNA window CATTGAAATTCTCCCCTCCGTCTGACCGAAATCCAAACCTTTCAACGGTCTGTGATACCCATTTTTGACGGAGAAATTTTGACAGTTACTCGCTTTTATACCCGGGAAATTCAGTTAAATCAAGTCGGTTCGCGAATTTTGTGGAAAGCCTTGCACAGCAAGGCCTCGCGCCAAGTCTAGAAATCTTCTGGAAAATGGTTGCGCAAACCTTCTTAACACATTGAAATACCTGTTTGATTTTGTAAAGCCTTTAATTTCAAATTGTTATACTAGTTTGTGAGAAAAAGTTCAAGCATTGTGGCCCGGTGAGCTTTATTTCATACTATTTAAGTATTTTTTTTGAACGTGCAGGAACGCCTGTGGCGATTGTTTCGGGCGTAATAGTATTTATAACCACAGCTCCGGCACCGACGACACTTTTTGCGCCGATGATACAATTCTGAATGACTGACGCGCCGACGCCGACGAGCGCGGCTTCGCCCACGGTGACGGTTATAGCGATGAGAAGTATATTCATAATGTTTCTCCGGGTATGGCTTTTGATTTACCTGTTTTGTTTTTTTCATGTCAACCTCGTGCAAAGGACTGCTTGACTCACCATTCTCGGACGCGATATCTCACAGACCATCAATCAGATTGAAAAGTGAAGGGACTGACACTCTCTCGTCATGCATACAAGGAGCATTCAATGACCAAAATCGGTGTCCTTTTTCCGGGACAAGGCTCTCAGGAAAAGGGGATGGGGCGCGATGTCGCTGAAAGCGATGCCGCAGTTCTCGACCTCTGGAAATTGGCAGAAAAGGAATCCGGTCTGCCTCTTCGTGAAATATATTGGGATGGCGAGGCCGCAGACATGGCCGATACCCGGGCCTTGCAACCCGCGTTGACTGTGGTCAACCTGTCGCTGTGGTTGGCCGTGAAAGGGAAAATTGCTCCGGCCGCAACAGCCGGGCACAGTTTGGGTGAATTTGCCTCACTCGGTGCGGCGGGTGTCTTGAGTCTGGCCGACTGCATCAAGGCTGTCACGGTGCGTGGACGGCTCATGGCCGAATCCGGTGGTGTCGGGCACGGCATGGCCGCTGTGGTCAAGCTCCCCCAGGCCACGGTGGAAGAGATTGTGGATGCGGTCGTGCGGGAAACCGGCAAGGAGTTGCGTGTTGCCAACTACAATACCCCGGCTCAGTTCGTCATCAGTGGCGAGCAGGAAGCGCTGGATGCCGCAGATGTTTTGGTCAAGGCGGCCAAGGGACGTGCCATTCGTCTGGCCGTGTCCGGGGCCTTTCACAGTCCGCTCATTCAGGAAGCCGCAGACGAATTCGCCGCATTTCTCAAAACGTTGACCTGGAATGCGCCTGTTTTTCCGGTTCATCACAATGCCACGGCACTGCCCCAGCCTGATCCCGAGCAGATTTCGATTACCATGCAACATCAGATGACCTCCAGCGTGTTGTGGATTCAGACCGTGCAAGCCATGTGGGCGACCGGCATTCGCGAGTTTGTGGAAGTTGGTCCCAAGGGGGTGCTGTTCAAGATGCTGAAGGCCAATCTCGGGTCCATGGATGAAAAATGGTCCGGCCTGAAGGTTGGTTCTCTGGAACAGGCTGGCGAGCTGTCGGCATGACCATGAACGGCAGCTATGGCATCATCGGGTGGCCTTTGGGGCATACCATGAGTCCGACCCTGCATTCCTGGGGATTCGAACAGTTCGGCATGGACGCCCGGTACACGGCGTGGCCCGTTGCTCCGGACGAGCTGGCACCATTTATGGAACGGGTTCGAACACAGCCTGTTGCCGGTCTCAGCGTGACCATCCCGCATAAACAGACGGTCATGCCGTTTCTGGACCGAATTTCAGATCGAGCCGCACGCATTGGAGCCGTGAACACCGTGTATTGGGACGGGGATGTCCTTTGCGGTGAAAATACCGATATCACGGGTTTTGTCGCTCCGTTGCACGCTTTGTCGTTTGTGCCTGCATCCGCGTTGGTTTTGGGCGCGGGAGGCGCGGCCAGAGCCGCTCTTGCCGGTTTGAAGGAGTTGGGTGTCACTCGGCTTGCCGTGACCAACCGGACTTTGGCCAAGGCCGAGGCTTTGGCTGCCGCATTTGCCGTTGACTGTGTTGCCTGGGAATCCCGTATGGATTCCGGATGGCAATTGGTGTGCAATACGACCCCTTTGGGCATGTCCGGTGCGGAAGAGGCTCGTTCTCCATGGGATGCGCAGGTCTTTTCGTCGGATATGTTGGCCTATGACATTGTATATAATCCGTTGGAAACACGGTTTCTTCGTGAAGCCCGTGAAGCCGGGTGCCGCACGGTGTCCGGTCTGGACATGTTTGTTCAGCAGGGTTTGGCGCAATTTGCGTTGTGGACTGGACAGTCCATGGATGCAGCCGGTGCGAAAGGTCATCTGTTGGGTGCCTTGAAAGGGTGATTTTCTCTTGGTACGTGTCTTTTGTCAGATCGTTTGAAACGAAAGGTGAGAGAATGAAGAATATGAAAATGGTGTGTGTGGCTGTTGCCGCGTGTCTGGTTCTTGTGGTGTCCGTTGTGTGCGGTTCCAACGCCTATGCCGGACCGAATCCAGTGGTTATCATGGAGACGTCTGAAGGCCGGATCATCTTGATGCTGTATCCCAAGGACGCGCCCAAAACGGTTGCCAACTTTTTGAGATATGTGGACTCCGGATTTTATGACAAGACTATTTTCCATCGGGTCATTCGTCAGCGCAAGTCTCCCGATGGGCAGCAGGATGGGTCCATGAATATCGTGCAGGGTGGCGGTTATACGTATCCCATCAAGCGGAAACGGCCCATGGCTCCCATTGTGAATGAAGCGGCCACCGGGCTGTTGAACGCCAAAGGGACCATTGCCATGGCACGGACCGACAATCCTGATTCGGCCACGAGCGAATTCTTTTTCAATGTCGAGGACAACCCGGTCCTGGATTATAAACAAACGTCCAAACAGATCGGGACCGGAAGTTTCACTGGCAGCACCACCATGGGCTATTGTGCTTTTGGCAAGGTCATCAGGGGGATGGATGTGGTCGTCAAGATACATCAGGCGAAAACGGGTCGGTCCGGCGGCATGAGTGACGTGCCAGCAAAGCCGATTATTCTCAAAAAAGCCTACCGTCCTCAATAGGGGCTTCGGGTGATGATTTCAAAGGCGATCCGGCAATGGATCGCCTTTTTTTGTTGAAATCGTCAGACAAGGTCGTGCTCGTGACCATCGGTACGGATGACCACGCGTCCCGTGCCCAAATGCAGCGACATGGTTCGGGGTATGTCGTCGCCGAATTCTTCGGCTGTTAAGCGGGTTTTGTTATACGCGAGCACGCCTTTGAGTGCCGTGGCGTTTCTGGTGCCGATAG is part of the Pseudodesulfovibrio sp. JC047 genome and encodes:
- a CDS encoding peptidylprolyl isomerase: MKNMKMVCVAVAACLVLVVSVVCGSNAYAGPNPVVIMETSEGRIILMLYPKDAPKTVANFLRYVDSGFYDKTIFHRVIRQRKSPDGQQDGSMNIVQGGGYTYPIKRKRPMAPIVNEAATGLLNAKGTIAMARTDNPDSATSEFFFNVEDNPVLDYKQTSKQIGTGSFTGSTTMGYCAFGKVIRGMDVVVKIHQAKTGRSGGMSDVPAKPIILKKAYRPQ
- the aroE gene encoding shikimate dehydrogenase — its product is MVRPEGWFSGTGWRAVGMTMNGSYGIIGWPLGHTMSPTLHSWGFEQFGMDARYTAWPVAPDELAPFMERVRTQPVAGLSVTIPHKQTVMPFLDRISDRAARIGAVNTVYWDGDVLCGENTDITGFVAPLHALSFVPASALVLGAGGAARAALAGLKELGVTRLAVTNRTLAKAEALAAAFAVDCVAWESRMDSGWQLVCNTTPLGMSGAEEARSPWDAQVFSSDMLAYDIVYNPLETRFLREAREAGCRTVSGLDMFVQQGLAQFALWTGQSMDAAGAKGHLLGALKG
- a CDS encoding ACP S-malonyltransferase, coding for MTKIGVLFPGQGSQEKGMGRDVAESDAAVLDLWKLAEKESGLPLREIYWDGEAADMADTRALQPALTVVNLSLWLAVKGKIAPAATAGHSLGEFASLGAAGVLSLADCIKAVTVRGRLMAESGGVGHGMAAVVKLPQATVEEIVDAVVRETGKELRVANYNTPAQFVISGEQEALDAADVLVKAAKGRAIRLAVSGAFHSPLIQEAADEFAAFLKTLTWNAPVFPVHHNATALPQPDPEQISITMQHQMTSSVLWIQTVQAMWATGIREFVEVGPKGVLFKMLKANLGSMDEKWSGLKVGSLEQAGELSA